A region of Rhizorhabdus wittichii RW1 DNA encodes the following proteins:
- a CDS encoding regulatory protein, LuxR (PFAM: regulatory protein, LuxR) produces MAARDETPPARLLEALYAGVADVAAWNRFLLAFADHMGASRAVLLLTRAGEDRPREILSPGSDRRRAALYVDRYFATDPFVGLPQTRVVSFGEFLSRRAAGEIRAIRAYLSETVGSQILGVDIAPAPGLVARVRVARLLGLPDFGGRERARMEAMVPHLAIALRGLALTMRRDAECAILRDALAASGQGTLVIDRDRRIMVSDGIADALIARRAGLSASNTRLRLATAAADRQLGAYLDAAPGDGDEAGCTLLVDPAGDDAPIAVAVRPIRPAMPVWTSDRDLLLLRVRDPSRRSRFDAAALRGPLPLTSAEAAVTAAMANGETLREAASRLGITYNTARAHLRAIFAKTGTTRQAELLALVQTLVPARQPAATDRRHAQR; encoded by the coding sequence ATGGCCGCACGCGACGAGACGCCGCCCGCGAGGCTGCTCGAGGCGCTGTATGCCGGCGTCGCCGACGTCGCCGCGTGGAACCGCTTCCTGCTCGCCTTCGCCGACCATATGGGGGCGAGCCGCGCGGTGCTGCTGCTGACCCGTGCGGGCGAGGACCGGCCGCGCGAGATATTGTCGCCGGGCAGCGACCGGCGCCGCGCCGCGCTCTATGTCGACCGCTATTTCGCGACCGACCCCTTCGTCGGCCTGCCGCAGACGCGGGTGGTGTCGTTCGGCGAATTCCTGAGCCGGCGCGCTGCGGGCGAGATCCGCGCCATCCGCGCCTATCTGTCGGAGACGGTCGGCAGCCAGATATTGGGCGTCGACATCGCCCCCGCGCCCGGCCTGGTCGCGCGGGTCAGGGTCGCGCGGCTGCTCGGCCTGCCCGACTTCGGCGGGCGCGAGCGGGCGCGGATGGAGGCGATGGTGCCGCACCTGGCGATCGCGCTCAGGGGCCTGGCGCTGACGATGCGCCGGGACGCCGAATGCGCGATCCTGCGCGACGCGCTGGCGGCCAGCGGACAGGGCACGCTGGTGATCGACCGCGACCGCCGGATCATGGTCAGCGACGGCATCGCCGACGCGCTGATCGCGCGCCGCGCCGGCCTCAGCGCGTCCAACACCCGGCTGCGGCTGGCGACCGCCGCCGCCGACCGGCAGCTCGGCGCCTATCTCGACGCGGCGCCCGGCGACGGCGACGAAGCCGGCTGCACCCTGCTGGTCGACCCGGCCGGCGACGACGCGCCGATCGCCGTCGCGGTGCGCCCGATCCGGCCGGCGATGCCGGTCTGGACCTCGGACCGCGACCTGCTGCTGCTGCGGGTGCGCGATCCGTCGCGCCGGTCGCGCTTCGACGCGGCGGCGCTGCGCGGGCCCCTGCCGCTCACGTCGGCCGAGGCGGCGGTCACCGCCGCGATGGCCAATGGCGAGACGCTGCGCGAGGCCGCGTCGCGGCTCGGCATCACCTACAATACGGCGCGCGCGCATCTCCGCGCGATCTTCGCCAAGACCGGCACGACCCGGCAGGCCGAGCTGCTCGCCCTCGTCCAGACGCTAGTCCCCGCCCGGCAGCCGGCCGCCACCGATCGCCGCCACGCACAGCGCTAG
- a CDS encoding luciferase family protein (PFAM: luciferase family protein): protein MKFSIIYEAQMVDTSRENEARVFHEIVEQALLAEQLGFDTVWAVEHTALTQYAHMSAPETFLAYLAGRTTRLGIGHGVVCLPPAMNHPVKVAERIATLDILSRGRVHFGMGKGGTQQEAGTFGYELADLPPMITESMYLIPRIMTEDVVSHDGTYVKIPPREIHPKPWQTPHPPIYMACTKDDALQTAGERGIGALVLAFSGPAEVARKSAVYREAHARRDPARQVGFRPIEHLAALCPTIVLEDRERARRVGLRGQRFFVESLAHWYQGGPRPNAEDLSADENAAALAERKANVVAYISEERIESSPRETIHDVADDAYGDPEDCLRHVRRLAEAGADEILFLFQMGGIAHADIMETIRLIGEHVIPAYRAGQGPA from the coding sequence ATGAAATTCTCGATCATCTACGAAGCCCAGATGGTGGACACGTCGCGCGAGAACGAGGCGCGCGTCTTCCACGAGATCGTCGAGCAGGCGCTGCTCGCCGAGCAGCTCGGCTTCGACACGGTGTGGGCGGTCGAGCACACCGCGCTCACCCAATATGCGCATATGTCCGCGCCCGAGACCTTCCTCGCCTATCTGGCCGGACGGACGACGCGGCTCGGCATCGGCCATGGCGTCGTCTGCCTGCCGCCGGCGATGAACCACCCCGTCAAGGTGGCGGAGCGGATCGCGACGCTCGACATATTGTCGCGCGGGAGGGTCCATTTCGGCATGGGCAAGGGCGGCACCCAGCAGGAGGCGGGGACCTTCGGCTATGAGCTGGCCGACCTGCCGCCGATGATCACCGAGTCGATGTACCTGATCCCCCGGATCATGACCGAGGACGTCGTCTCGCACGACGGCACCTATGTGAAGATCCCCCCGCGCGAGATCCATCCCAAGCCGTGGCAGACGCCGCACCCGCCGATCTACATGGCCTGCACCAAGGACGACGCGCTGCAGACCGCCGGCGAGCGCGGCATCGGCGCGCTGGTGCTCGCCTTCAGCGGCCCTGCCGAGGTCGCGCGCAAGAGCGCCGTCTATCGCGAGGCCCATGCCCGGCGCGACCCGGCCAGGCAGGTCGGCTTCCGCCCGATCGAGCATCTCGCCGCGCTCTGCCCGACGATCGTGCTGGAGGATCGCGAGCGGGCCCGCCGGGTGGGGCTGCGCGGGCAGCGCTTCTTCGTCGAATCGCTCGCCCACTGGTACCAGGGCGGCCCGCGCCCGAACGCCGAGGACCTGTCGGCCGACGAGAACGCCGCCGCGCTGGCCGAGCGCAAGGCCAATGTCGTCGCCTATATCTCCGAGGAGCGGATCGAGTCGTCCCCGCGCGAGACGATCCACGACGTCGCCGACGACGCCTATGGCGATCCCGAGGATTGCCTGCGCCATGTCCGCCGCCTCGCCGAAGCCGGCGCCGACGAAATATTGTTCCTTTTCCAGATGGGCGGAATTGCCCATGCCGACATCATGGAAACGATCCGGCTGATCGGCGAGCATGTCATACCGGCCTATCGCGCCGGCCAGGGCCCGGCCTGA